Proteins encoded by one window of Flagellimonas lutaonensis:
- the rsmI gene encoding 16S rRNA (cytidine(1402)-2'-O)-methyltransferase, translated as MGKLYVVPTPIGNLEDMTLRAIAVLKEADLILAEDTRTSGKLLKHFDINTPMLSHHMHNEHKTVNGLVDRMLAGETHALISDAGTPAISDPGFLLVRACLEYEVAVECLPGATAFVPALVNSGLPNDRFVFEGFLPIKKGRQTRLQQLAEEIRTMVFYESPHKLVKTLGQFVEHFGADRRVSVSRELTKLYEETIRGTISEVLQHFMENPPKGEFVIVVEGRK; from the coding sequence ATGGGAAAACTGTATGTGGTGCCGACACCTATCGGTAATTTAGAGGATATGACCCTTCGGGCCATAGCGGTGCTGAAAGAGGCAGACCTGATTCTTGCCGAAGATACCCGTACCAGTGGAAAGCTTCTAAAGCATTTCGACATCAATACCCCTATGCTGAGCCACCATATGCACAACGAGCATAAAACAGTAAATGGGCTGGTAGATCGAATGCTGGCCGGCGAAACCCATGCCCTTATCTCAGATGCTGGTACACCCGCCATTTCTGACCCCGGATTTTTACTGGTTCGTGCCTGTCTTGAATACGAGGTAGCCGTAGAATGTTTGCCGGGAGCCACCGCTTTTGTTCCGGCATTGGTAAATAGTGGTCTGCCGAACGATCGTTTTGTGTTCGAGGGTTTTCTGCCCATTAAAAAGGGGCGGCAGACCCGCTTGCAACAATTGGCCGAAGAGATCCGCACCATGGTGTTTTATGAATCGCCCCATAAACTGGTCAAGACCCTTGGCCAATTCGTTGAACACTTTGGGGCAGACCGTCGCGTTTCGGTCTCAAGAGAGCTCACCAAGCTATATGAAGAAACCATTCGTGGAACCATTTCAGAGGTACTACAGCATTTTATGGAAAATCCTCCCAAAGGGGAGTTTGTAATTGTGGTCGAGGGAAGGAAATAA